A window from Citrus sinensis cultivar Valencia sweet orange chromosome 5, DVS_A1.0, whole genome shotgun sequence encodes these proteins:
- the LOC102614143 gene encoding uncharacterized protein LOC102614143 isoform X2: MGDNIYGDIKRPSKMFGKERTIGPWKNVPRFVPTSQDEMNFKYHIIKNHPAYSRLRHNLNTKIIGTWDDHDYGLNDAGKEFPAKVSNQRLLLDFLDEPLDSPRRMQAGIYTSYTFGPVGRQIKIILLDTRYHRDPLSSDGTILGSTQWTWLEKELNGPSSAITIIVSSIQVISNLSATTGPLFYMESWGRFPKERDRLFQLIADSKRNGVFFISGDVHFGEITRYDCDVGYALYDITSSGLTQAVEKAVPAPFHFVVRFLAWWTPSTMRVIGKNCRHRSCTYGQPNFGAIEIDWDATPVALKIEVRDTDGIPAIGVNISLSELQAQSVNSAATLRVGEHQKHCSLEVDLPWIVRYRLTILFYFSVAVLLFALVGLNFAAAVVFRLFLRKCKLD, translated from the exons ATGGGTGACAATATATATGGAGACATCAAACGTCCTTCTAAGATGTTTGGGAAAGAAAGGACCATTGGACCCTGGAAGAATGTTCCAAGGTTTGTCCCTACCTCTCAAGACGAAATGAACTTTAAATACCACATCATCAAGAATCATCCTGCCTACTCTCGTTTGCGCCACAATCTTAATACCAAG ATTATTGGTACATGGGATGACCATGATTATGGATTGAATGATGCCGGTAAAGAATTTCCTGCCAAAGTTTCTAATCAAAGGCTTCTCCTTGATTTCTTAGATGAGCCTCTTGACAGTCCACG TCGCATGCAGGCTGGCATCTACACATCATATACATTTGGACCTGTCGGTAGACAAATCAAG ATAATCCTGTTAGACACTAGATACCACAGAGACCCTTTGTCTAGTGATGGAACTATTTTGGGGAGCACACAATGGACATGGTTGGAAAAAGAGTTGAACGGTCCATCTTCCGCCATTACCATAATTGTATCATCTATTCAG GTTATATCAAATCTTTCGGCTACCACCGGCCCCTTGTTTTATATGGAGTCTTGGGGACGTTTTCCTAAGGAGAGGGATCGCCTTTTTCAATTGATTGCTGATAGTAAG AGGAATGGAGTCTTCTTTATTAGCGGGGATGTTCATTTTGGTGAAATTACACGTTATGACTGTGATGTTGGATATGCACTATACGATATTACCTCAAGTGGGCTCACACAAGCTGTTGAGAAGGCAGTCCCAGCACCATTTCATTTCGTGGTGAGATTTCTAGCTTGGTGGACGCCAAGTACAATGAGAGTTATAGGAAAAAATTGCAGACACAGATCATGCACATATG GCCAACCAAATTTTGGAGCCATTGAGATAGATTGGGATGCAACTCCAGTGGCCTTGAAAATTGAAGTTAGGGACACAGATGGAATTCCTGCAATAGGtgtaaatatttcattatcaGAACTACAAGCACAGAGTGTAAACTCTGCAGCCACCTTAAGAGTGGGAGAACATCAGAAGCACTGCTCTCTTGAAGTTGATCTGCCGTGGATTGTCAGATACCGCCTGactattttattctatttttctgTGGCTG TTTTGCTTTTTGCTTTGGTAGGACTCAATTTTGCAGCTGCAGTAGTCTTCAGGCTATTCCTCCGCAAATGCAAGCTTGACTAA
- the LOC102614143 gene encoding uncharacterized protein LOC102614143 isoform X1: MDGVKRWRWWAVFILGALIGSQFACGGGNDSTKANHEALVSRIAFGSCANQTAPQPIWDAIIKFDPQVFIWMGDNIYGDIKRPSKMFGKERTIGPWKNVPRFVPTSQDEMNFKYHIIKNHPAYSRLRHNLNTKIIGTWDDHDYGLNDAGKEFPAKVSNQRLLLDFLDEPLDSPRRMQAGIYTSYTFGPVGRQIKIILLDTRYHRDPLSSDGTILGSTQWTWLEKELNGPSSAITIIVSSIQVISNLSATTGPLFYMESWGRFPKERDRLFQLIADSKRNGVFFISGDVHFGEITRYDCDVGYALYDITSSGLTQAVEKAVPAPFHFVVRFLAWWTPSTMRVIGKNCRHRSCTYGQPNFGAIEIDWDATPVALKIEVRDTDGIPAIGVNISLSELQAQSVNSAATLRVGEHQKHCSLEVDLPWIVRYRLTILFYFSVAVLLFALVGLNFAAAVVFRLFLRKCKLD, translated from the exons GGACGGCGTGAAGAGGTGGCGGTGGTGGGCCGTCTTTATATTGGGAGCGCTGATAGGATCGCAATTTGCATGCGGCGGTGGTAATGATTCCACGAAAGCTAACCATGAAGCTCTCGTCTCTCGTATTGCCTTTGGTTCATGTGCTAACCAAACGGCTCCTCAG CCCATTTGGGATGCGATTATAAAGTTTGATCCCCAAGTGTTTATTTGGATGGGTGACAATATATATGGAGACATCAAACGTCCTTCTAAGATGTTTGGGAAAGAAAGGACCATTGGACCCTGGAAGAATGTTCCAAGGTTTGTCCCTACCTCTCAAGACGAAATGAACTTTAAATACCACATCATCAAGAATCATCCTGCCTACTCTCGTTTGCGCCACAATCTTAATACCAAG ATTATTGGTACATGGGATGACCATGATTATGGATTGAATGATGCCGGTAAAGAATTTCCTGCCAAAGTTTCTAATCAAAGGCTTCTCCTTGATTTCTTAGATGAGCCTCTTGACAGTCCACG TCGCATGCAGGCTGGCATCTACACATCATATACATTTGGACCTGTCGGTAGACAAATCAAG ATAATCCTGTTAGACACTAGATACCACAGAGACCCTTTGTCTAGTGATGGAACTATTTTGGGGAGCACACAATGGACATGGTTGGAAAAAGAGTTGAACGGTCCATCTTCCGCCATTACCATAATTGTATCATCTATTCAG GTTATATCAAATCTTTCGGCTACCACCGGCCCCTTGTTTTATATGGAGTCTTGGGGACGTTTTCCTAAGGAGAGGGATCGCCTTTTTCAATTGATTGCTGATAGTAAG AGGAATGGAGTCTTCTTTATTAGCGGGGATGTTCATTTTGGTGAAATTACACGTTATGACTGTGATGTTGGATATGCACTATACGATATTACCTCAAGTGGGCTCACACAAGCTGTTGAGAAGGCAGTCCCAGCACCATTTCATTTCGTGGTGAGATTTCTAGCTTGGTGGACGCCAAGTACAATGAGAGTTATAGGAAAAAATTGCAGACACAGATCATGCACATATG GCCAACCAAATTTTGGAGCCATTGAGATAGATTGGGATGCAACTCCAGTGGCCTTGAAAATTGAAGTTAGGGACACAGATGGAATTCCTGCAATAGGtgtaaatatttcattatcaGAACTACAAGCACAGAGTGTAAACTCTGCAGCCACCTTAAGAGTGGGAGAACATCAGAAGCACTGCTCTCTTGAAGTTGATCTGCCGTGGATTGTCAGATACCGCCTGactattttattctatttttctgTGGCTG TTTTGCTTTTTGCTTTGGTAGGACTCAATTTTGCAGCTGCAGTAGTCTTCAGGCTATTCCTCCGCAAATGCAAGCTTGACTAA